One Oryza glaberrima chromosome 11, OglaRS2, whole genome shotgun sequence genomic region harbors:
- the LOC127754559 gene encoding ankyrin repeat-containing protein At5g02620-like, whose protein sequence is MNRGLLEAATSGDSRSLKNMVSQDPSMLLGTTPQGNTCLHISSIHGRESFCKDLMVLSPCLVAKVNLYGETPLLTAVTSGHDALASVLLRCCLELGQSEAILRQDRDGCNALHHAIRSGHKELALELIEAEPALSQGVNKHNESPMFIAAMRDLTDVLEKVLEIPNSSHVGACSYNALAAAVRNGNAAIAKKIVEARPWLAREENTKGTSPVHLTVLWDKADVLRVFLEHDQSLGYITTTNGTPLLNAAAYRGHIGAARELLKHCPDAPCCSANGWTCLHQAVHAGNTEFFEFIMRTPQLQRLVNMRDSSGKTALHYAVMKRNPKMVAALLSRKDVDYTMVDNSAQTASSHLWDAKDAKTLIWNEVSMLMLRADPEDATCLSNLLEEAKQKVTNESRKDVKSLTQSYTNNTSLVAILIATITFAAAFTLPGGYSSDDGHPIMARKLAFQAFLISDTLAMCSSLAVAFVCILSRSEDLEFLLYYRTITRNLMWLAYMATTTAFATGLYTVLAPRILWLAIGICFLSILLPVLTKLIGEWPVLKLRFRLGHAFKTKYLDIV, encoded by the exons ATGAACAGGGGGCTCCTGGAAGCAGCCACATCAGGTGATTCCAGATCATTGAAGAACATGGTTTCGCAGGATCCAAGCATGCTGCTCGGAACAACTCCACAGGGCAACACCTGCCTTCACATATCCTCCATTCATGGCCGTGAGAGCTTCTGCAAAGATTTAATGGTGCTATCCCCGTGTCTTGTCGCTAAAGTCAACTTGTATGGGGAGACACCACTGCTCACTGCGGTGACGAGTGGCCATGATGCTCTGGCCTCAGTTTTACTCAGATGCTGCCTCGAGCTGGGACAGAGCGAGGCAATCTTGAGGCAAGACAGGGATGGATGCAACGCTCTACACCATGCCATCCGCAGTGGCCACAAGGAGCTTGCCCTGGAGCTGATAGAAGCTGAGCCTGCGCTGTCGCAAGGTGTGAACAAGCACAACGAGTCTCCCATGTTCATTGCAGCGATGAGAGATCTCACAGATGTTCTCGAGAAAGTGCTGGAAATTCCCAATTCTTCTCATGTGGGAGCCTGCAGCTACAATGCTTTGGCTGCTGCTGTGAGGAATGGAAATGCAG CTATTGCTAAGAAGATTGTGGAGGCACGTCCTTGGCTGGCCAGAGAAGAAAACACGAAAGGGACTTCTCCGGTGCACCTCACTGTACTCTGGGATAAGGCTGATGTGCTACGAGTATTCTTGGAACATGACCAGTCTTTAGGATATATAACAACCACAAATGGCACACCCCTCCTCAATGCTGCCGCATACCGAGGTCACATTGGTGCAGCTCGTGAGCTTCTGAAGCATTGTCCAGATGCTCCCTGTTGCAGTGCGAATGGCTGGACATGCCTGCATCAAGCTGTGCACGCTGGTAATACAGAGTTCTTTGAGTTCATCATGAGGACACCGCAACTCCAGAGACTCGTAAACATGCGGGATAGCAGCGGAAAGACTGCTCTACATTACGCGGTCATGAAGCGTAATCCGAAGATGGTTGCCGCTCTACTGTCTCGGAAAGACGTTGACTACACAATGGTTGACAACAGTGCACAGACAGCAAGCTCGCATCTATGGGATGCCAAGGATGCTAAGACTCTCATCTGG AATGAAGTGTCTATGCTTATGTTGAGAGCTGATCCAGAAGATGCAACATGTCTTTCTAACCTTCTTGAGGAAGCCAAGCAAAAGGTAACTAATGAATCAAGGAAAGATGTCAAGTCACTGACTCAATCATACACAAACAACACTTCTTTGGTGGCAATCCTCATCGCAACAATCACATTCGCTGCTGCTTTCACCTTACCTGGAGGATATAGCAGCGATGATGGGCATCCTATCATGGCTAGAAAGCTGGCATTTCAGGCATTCTTGATCTCTGACACCTTAGCTATGTGCTCCTCACTTGCTGTTGCCTTCGTGTGCATCCTGTCTAGGTCAGAGGACCTTGAGTTCTTGCTCTACTATAGAACCATTACTAGAAACCTCATGTGGTTGGCATACATGGCAACCACAACAGCATTTGCCACTGGGTTATACACTGTTCTTGCCCCTCGCATCCTGTGGTTGGCTATTGGAATTTGTTTTCTATCAATCTTATTGCCTGTTCTGACTAAGCTAATTGGTGAATGGCCGGTCTTGAAGCTCAGATTTCGGTTGGGTCATGCTTTTAAGACCAAGTATCTTGATATTGTTTGA
- the LOC127754558 gene encoding ankyrin repeat-containing protein At5g02620-like, whose protein sequence is MAACAASTATIDWELLEAAISGDTRSMKMKYMDSHDPTILLGKNPQGNTCLHISSMCGHLEFCKDVLSLPQDPTVKKKLLTTVNVMNETPLLTAITSGHVTLAAFLLKYCHEQGFSEVILKQDKHKCNALHHAIRNGHKDLALELIATQPALSKDVNKYGESPMYIALMMRDSKFTDIFEKLLGIDGSSHSGTYGYNALHAAIRNGNPDIAKRIIVERPNLATEENKDGNTPIQLAVRWGKIDMLRVLLKHDRSQGYVINRKNGYPLLLSAAHRGHVAVAREIIKYCPDAPYCKKDGWTCLHKAVKSGNMEFVEFILGEPRLQKLVNMRSSKGKTGLHYAVQKCDPKIVAALLDKKIDLTILGSDGNAAAWELRDALDSAKTLNWNEVSMLMIKADPPNAKSVYNLHEEAKEKLINASRKDARSLTQTYTSNTSLVAILIATITFAAAFTLPGGYSSDAGSQGLPIMARNVAFKAFLISDTLAMCASLAVAFICIIARWEDLDFLLYYRSFTKKLMWFAYMATTTAFATGLYTVLAPRLLWLAVGICSVAVLMPILTKVLGEWPVLKLRIRLGQAFKSEFLDMV, encoded by the exons ATGGCAGCCTGTGCAGCCAGTACTGCAACCATAGATTGGGAGCTCCTGGAAGCGGCCATATCTGGTGATACCAGGTCAATGAAGATGAAGTACATGGATTCACATGATCCTACAATTCTGCTTGGAAAAAATCCACAAGGAAACACATGTCTTCATATATCTTCCATGTGTGGCCATTTGGAATTTTGCAAAGATGTTCTTTCACTTCCACAGGATCCAACCGTGAAGAAGAAACTACTCACTACTGTGAATGTGATGAATGAGACGCCACTGCTTACTGCCATAACAAGTGGCCATGTTACTTTAGCTGCTTTTCTACTCAAATACTGCCATGAACAAGGATTCAGTGAGGTAATCTTGAAACAGGACAAGCACAAATGTAATGCACTGCACCATGCCATTCGCAACGGCCACAAGGACCTGGCACTGGAGTTGATAGCGACTCAGCCTGCCTTGTCCAAAGATGTCAACAAATACGGCGAGTCTCCCATGTACATTGCGTTGATGATGAGGGATTCTAAGTTTACAGATATTTTTGAGAAACTGTTGGGAATTGATGGTTCTTCTCATTCAGGAACCTATGGCTACAATGCTCTCCATGCAGCTATTAGAAATGGAAATCCAG ATATTGCTAAAAGAATCATCGTTGAACGCCCAAATCTGGCCACAGAAGAAAATAAGGATGGTAATACTCCAATTCAGCTAGCTGTACGTTGGGGAAAGATCGACATGCTACGAGTATTGTTGAAACATGACAGATCTCAAGGGTATGTTATCAACAGAAAAAATGgttatcctctcctcctttctGCTGCACATCGAGGTCATGTTGCTGTTGCCCGAGAGATTATCAAATATTGCCCAGATGCTCCATATTGCAAAAAAGATGGGTGGACATGTCTTCATAAAGCTGTCAAATCAGGTAATATGGAATTCGTTGAGTTTATCCTTGGGGAACCACGACTTCAGAAACTCGTGAACATGCGTAGCAGCAAGGGGAAAACAGGTCTACATTATGCCGTCCAGAAGTGTGATCCGAAAATTGTTGCTGCTTTACTTGACAAGAAAATAGACTTGACAATTCTTGGCAGTGACGGTAATGCAGCCGCTTGGGAATTACGGGATGCCTTGGATAGTGCGAAGACATTAAACTGG AATGAAGTGTCAATGCTTATGATTAAAGCTGATCCTCCAAATGCAAAATCCGTTTATAATCTTCATGAGGAAGCCAAAGAAAAGTTGATCAATGCGTCAAGGAAGGATGCAAGGTCGCTGACTCAAACATACACAAGCAACACTTCGCTAGTGGCGATCCTCATCGCAACAATTACCTTTGCTGCTGCTTTCACCCTGCCTGGAGGATACAGCAGCGATGCTGGAAGCCAGGGACTTCCTATAATGGCAAGGAACGTTGCCTTTAAGGCATTCTTGATATCAGATACCTTAGCAATGTGCGCCTCACTTGCTGTTGCGTTCATATGCATCATAGCAAGATGGGAGGATCTCGATTTCTTGCTTTACTACAGATCCTTCACCAAGAAGCTTATGTGGTTCGCGTACATGGCAACAACTACAGCATTTGCAACCGGTTTATACACAGTATTGGCCCCTCGGCTGCTATGGTTAGCTGTTGGAATTTGCTCTGTTGCTGTTTTAATGCCAATTCTCACTAAGGTGCTCGGGGAATGGCCTGTCTTAAAGCTCAGAATTCGGTTGGGCCAAGCTTTCAAATCAGAGTTCCTTGATATGGTCTGA